In a genomic window of Helianthus annuus cultivar XRQ/B chromosome 10, HanXRQr2.0-SUNRISE, whole genome shotgun sequence:
- the LOC118482631 gene encoding uncharacterized protein LOC118482631, whose product MDFAINIVLNKFNNFSGIDGESTKQLIERYSHLVLEMRRLDIKKTNKEWIDKLCDALPYDEWGTYLMMLKNKTDFIFYSLSDFIEKIKERELEIQKIRNEAKLKSEKIDQDVKEQVKEISAIKVEKKAEAILEDERDIFGKDNTEKQIAINSHLAKIIQLEKEAEMIGLKLLS is encoded by the exons ATGGATTTTGCAATTAATATTGTactgaacaagttcaataatttttcaggtatCGATGGTGAATCGACGAAACAGTTGATCGAACGATATTCTCACTTGGTGTTGGAAATGAGACGTTTGGATATTAAAAAAACGAACAaagaatggattgataagctTTGCGATGCTCTTCCGTACGATGAGTGGGGTACATACttaatgatgctgaagaataaaactgattttatcTTTTACAGTTTGAGTGATTTTATCGAGAAGATTAAAGAGCGAGAACTTGAAATTCAAAAGATTAGAAATGAAGCAAAATTAAAATCTGAGAAAATCGATCAAGATGTAaaggagcaggttaaagaaatttcagcgaTCAAGGTTGAAAAGAAAGCTGAAGCT attttagaagatgagagAGATATTTTTGGTAAAGATAATACTGAAAAACAAATTGCAATCAactctcatcttgctaaaatcattcagcttgaaaaagaagctgaaatgATCGGCTTAAAATTGCTGAGTTAG